In Mercenaria mercenaria strain notata chromosome 15, MADL_Memer_1, whole genome shotgun sequence, a single genomic region encodes these proteins:
- the LOC128548767 gene encoding multiple epidermal growth factor-like domains protein 10, with protein MEYYVIILIYTYAFPVSLISGYLYCTWGSCSVTCGAGTQRERCYNDGGGYYYRGTRTCSKACSNGASYSSMTGKCLCPKWRSGICCQGCRHIDIAHCVSGHQQCGGSPDGIRCTKCNDPYYSGGYNRGCKACPGISNCNQRYCTSSSNTRCRLCNYDHKLYKRTHSSTKCERELTRL; from the exons ATGGAATATTACGTTATCATTTTGATATACACGTATGCTTTTCCAGTGTCGCTTATTTCAG GTTATTTATATTGTACTTGGGGATCATGTTCGGTGACATGTGGAGCTGGTACACAAAGAGAAAGATGCTATAACGATGGAGGAGGGTATTATTATAGAGGCACTCGTACGTGTAGCAAGGCTTGTTCAAATGGTGCTTCCTACAGTTCAATGACAGGAAAATGTCTGTGTCCTAAATGGAGATCAGGCATCTGTTGCCAAG GTTGTCGGCATATAGATATTGCACATTGTGTGTCCGGACATCAGCAGTGTGGTGGATCACCTGATGGTATAAGATGTACAAAATGCAATGATCCGTATTACTCTGGTGGATACAATAGGGGTTGCAAAg CCTGTCCTGGTATTTCAAACTGCAATCAAAGATACTGTACATCATCTTCAAACACCAGATGTCGGCTTTGTAACTACGATCATAAACTGTATAAAAGGACACATTCAAGTACAAAGTGTGAACGTGAGTTAACCCGTCTATAA
- the LOC123561696 gene encoding uncharacterized protein LOC123561696, which produces MKVEVSENDKNKCGPCNFRVGVVLFGGFFIHLALGAMYTIGNFSPYYISYIRNRTADTEVKNVDTLWINGAGTVGNCVGLTVGGIFAHRFGARIATFIGSLVFCGSVAVNYFSVNSSFIAIVITSGLTTYLGHKLTYGSPVQTAIKWLPEYSTLAAGLVVSGTGGGSLIFNQVITGYINPDNLSPDLVTEDGGRYFTQPDLLDRVPTCFLLLGGAYFCMQLIGIACLSEPPPRPSKVVSLDVEKQLQNKQDEICPRTKENNDDTTNQYAENGSKPAYDNLGFSHKENEYKINNKNANTETATVGDNMQENKDAEVSNESDSFLEELGILEAIKFALRCRSFYIVWLTMMLMNGGMQFINSLYKAYGQTFIDDDHFLALVGSLAAIFNCIGRPIWGAVMDKFGFRVAIRCVSSGFVILLATLLLTEHLSKYLFMLWICALYFFFCGIWSIMPSTLAKLLGPQHMAINYGIIYTGLSVVSILGSLFGTSLKAEIGWHGLFFMAAGLGAVVFLLSFVFNGIDRNGKRI; this is translated from the exons ATGAAGGTGGAAGTatctgaaaatgacaaaaacaagtGCGGACCGTGCAATTTTAGGGTTGGTGTTGTTTTATTTGGAGGTTTTTTCATTCATCTGGCGTTAGGAGCCATGTACACGATAG GTAATTTTTCACCGTATTACATTTCGTACATACGGAACCGCACGGCTGATACCGAGGTCAAAAACGTGGACACTTTGTGGATCAATGGAGCTGGTACTGTCGGCAACTGTGTGGGTTTGACGGTAGGCGGTATCTTTGCTCATAGATTTGGGGCAAGAATCGCAACATTTATTGGCTCTCTAGTTTTCTG TGGATCTGTAGCTGTTAATTATTTTAGTGTTAATAGCTCCTTTATAGCTATAGTAATTACAAGTGGACTAACGACATATTTAGGACACAAACTCACATATGGCTCTCCCGTTCAAACAGCTATTAAG TGGTTACCAGAATATTCTACCCTGGCGGCAGGACTCGTAGTTAGTGGAACAGGCGGTGGATCTCTGATTTTTAATCAAGTTATTACAGGCTACATTAATCCTGATAATCTCTCACCAGATTTAGTTACAGAGGATGGTGGAAG ATATTTTACTCAGCCAGATCTATTGGACAGAGTACCTACATGCTTTCTACTTCTTGGCGGTGCTTACTTTTGTATGCAGCTCATTGGTATTGCCTGTTTGTCAGAGCCCCCACCAAGGCCTTCAAAG gTGGTGAGTTTAGACGTAGAGAAACAACTTCAGAATAAACAAGATGAAATCTGTCCGAGAACTAAAGAAAATAACGATGATACAACAAATCAATATGCAGAAAATGGATCAAAGCCTGCATATGATAACTTAGGATTCAGccacaaagaaaatgaatacaagATAAATAACAAAAACGCTAATACCGAAACTGCTACTGTTGGTGATAATATGCAGGAAAACAAAGATGCTGAAGTATCAAATGAAAGCGACAG CTTTCTGGAAGAATTAGGTATCTTAGAGGCAATAAAATTTGCTTTAAGGTGCCGAAGCTTCTATATAGTATGGCTGACGATGATGCTTATGAATGGTGGCATGCAGTTTATCAATAGTCTTTACAAG GCATATGGACAAACATTCATAGATGATGACCATTTCTTAGCCTTAGTTGGATCTTTGGCAGCTATATTTAACTGCATAGGTCGTCCTATCTGGGGAGCTGTCATGGATAAATTTGGATTCAGG GTTGCCATCCGTTGTGTATCAAGCGGCTTCGTTATTCTGTTAGCAACATTACTTCTCACAGAGCATCTTTCGAAGTACCTGTTCATGTTGTGGATTTGTGCCTTGTACTTCTTTTTCTGTGGTATTTGGTCCATTATGCCATCAACGCTTGCTAAACTTCTTGGTCCACAGCACATGGCTATCAACTACGGAATAATTTATACTGGCTTG TCTGTGGTTAGTATACTCGGTAGTCTTTTTGGAACGTCTTTAAAGGCGGAGATTGGCTGGCATGGTTTATTCTTTATGGCAGCAGGACTAGGAGCTGTAG TGTTTCTTCTGTCGTTCGTTTTCAACGGAATAGATCGTAATGGGAAAAGGATATAA